A genomic window from Algoriphagus sp. Y33 includes:
- a CDS encoding ThuA domain-containing protein, with product MNFSKNLRSLLLLGLMASVGFWSCNSRSGKPKVLVFSKTAGFYHESIPKGIEAIKKLGSENNFEVDTTTQGASFNEENLSQYASVIFLSTTGDVLDHVQEAEFERYIQSGGGFVGIHAAADTEYHWGWYNRLVGGYFSDHPGINDPHPNVQSGKVTVVDADNDATSFLPSPWERTDEWYSYQKMNPKVNVLLTLDEDSYQGGLDMGEHPIAWYHDYDGGRAFYTGGGHTNESFTEELFLKHLLAGIEYAIGNNQEPDYSKAKSKKVPEENRFEKTMLAVGEFTEPTELTILPNLDILVAQRRGEILLYNSQTKETSEVAKLDVYWKTSVQGVNAEEGVLGLQRDPNYANNNWVYVFYSPTAKEVNRLSRFKFKEGIWDMNSEQIILELYSQREICCHTGGSIAFDADGNLFLSTGDNSTPFNQSNTPYVTSGYAPLDAREGNKQFDARRSSGNADDLRGKILRIKVKEDGSYEIPNGNLYAAGTEGTKPEIYTQGLRNPYRISVDQKTGFLYWGEVGPDASGDSTDTRGPRGYDEINQAREAGNFGWPYVIADNYPYREYDYSNGTSGELYDINGPKNKSPHNTGIEVLPPTQPAFIWYPYGESAEFPTLGTGGRNAMVGPIYYSDMYSGDSKLPDYFDGKLIIYDWVRGWIKLVTMTESGDYDKMDPFMPNTKFNALIDMEMGPDGHIYGLEYGNGWFSKNADSGLFRIDYNGGNRAPVVTEITVDKTSGTNPLTATFTAEASDPEGDPISYTWDLGNGESKTTEEPTLTHTFTTVGEYAVTVTATDPAGLKGKGIPVSVYSGNIAPEVSIAIKGNKAFYFPGKQVTYQVTVTDEDHSDAANDMDNLFVSADYVEGFDQAEANQGHKIMTDAMVGKSLVSSLTCKTCHKEAEASIGPDYTSVAKKYTEKDIDYLKNKIRNGGGGVWGETVMPANPDLPESELNALISYILSLDEVSQESLPSSGKVDPTMGKSTTPTGVLMISASYTDKGGEGIKPLTGSSSYILSSNTIDLGTAVELTGGYSKITYGGTNLLTVPADPASFAVSRVDLTDIVSVTLNTAATAKLTDGFLFELRLDSPDGQIVGSKEYIQGPMNGPPGAPAFEMLTIPVTGQADGKVHKLYITTKTIKGGEAGTFILAGLTFNAK from the coding sequence ATGAATTTCTCAAAAAACCTAAGAAGCCTACTGCTGCTTGGATTGATGGCGAGTGTAGGTTTCTGGAGCTGTAATTCCCGCTCCGGAAAACCTAAAGTACTTGTATTCAGCAAAACAGCAGGATTTTACCACGAATCTATTCCTAAAGGAATCGAAGCAATAAAAAAATTAGGGTCAGAAAACAACTTTGAAGTAGACACAACTACCCAAGGTGCTAGTTTCAACGAGGAAAACCTTTCTCAGTATGCATCTGTGATTTTTCTCAGTACCACAGGAGACGTGCTCGATCATGTGCAGGAAGCAGAATTTGAGCGTTATATCCAGTCCGGAGGAGGCTTTGTAGGAATCCACGCCGCGGCGGACACAGAATATCACTGGGGCTGGTACAATCGTCTGGTGGGTGGGTATTTCAGCGATCATCCTGGGATCAACGATCCTCATCCAAATGTGCAATCCGGAAAAGTCACTGTGGTGGATGCGGACAATGATGCTACATCTTTTCTTCCATCTCCTTGGGAGAGAACTGATGAGTGGTATTCCTATCAAAAAATGAATCCCAAGGTAAATGTTCTCCTGACTTTGGATGAAGACTCTTACCAAGGAGGATTGGATATGGGCGAGCATCCAATCGCTTGGTATCATGACTACGATGGAGGCCGGGCTTTTTATACAGGAGGTGGTCATACCAACGAATCATTTACCGAAGAACTTTTCTTAAAGCATCTCTTAGCCGGGATTGAATATGCAATTGGAAATAATCAGGAACCGGATTATTCAAAAGCCAAGAGTAAGAAAGTACCTGAGGAAAACAGATTTGAAAAAACCATGTTGGCTGTAGGAGAATTCACCGAACCTACGGAATTGACAATATTGCCCAATTTGGATATTCTTGTAGCGCAAAGAAGAGGAGAGATCCTGCTCTACAATAGCCAAACTAAAGAGACTTCCGAAGTAGCTAAGCTGGATGTGTACTGGAAAACATCCGTACAAGGCGTAAATGCTGAAGAAGGTGTCTTAGGTCTTCAGCGAGACCCCAATTATGCTAACAACAACTGGGTGTATGTATTTTACTCACCTACGGCTAAGGAAGTCAACCGCCTCTCCAGATTCAAATTCAAAGAGGGAATTTGGGACATGAACTCAGAACAAATCATTCTGGAACTTTACTCCCAAAGAGAAATATGCTGCCACACCGGAGGATCAATTGCCTTCGATGCAGATGGAAATCTATTTCTGTCTACAGGGGATAATTCCACTCCATTCAACCAGTCTAATACTCCCTATGTAACCAGCGGCTATGCGCCATTGGATGCCAGAGAGGGAAACAAGCAGTTTGATGCCAGAAGAAGCTCAGGCAATGCAGATGACCTTCGGGGCAAAATACTTAGAATCAAGGTAAAAGAAGACGGATCATATGAAATCCCAAATGGGAATTTATATGCTGCCGGAACAGAAGGCACCAAACCTGAAATATATACTCAAGGTCTCAGAAATCCCTATAGAATATCTGTGGATCAGAAGACAGGCTTCTTATATTGGGGTGAAGTGGGGCCTGATGCCAGCGGTGATAGCACCGATACCCGTGGACCACGAGGGTACGATGAAATTAACCAGGCACGTGAAGCAGGCAACTTTGGTTGGCCATATGTGATCGCCGATAACTACCCCTACCGTGAGTACGATTATTCCAATGGTACTTCAGGAGAGCTTTACGACATTAATGGACCGAAAAACAAATCTCCACACAACACCGGTATTGAAGTATTGCCTCCTACTCAGCCGGCGTTCATCTGGTACCCTTATGGAGAATCTGCAGAGTTCCCTACTTTGGGTACCGGCGGTAGAAATGCGATGGTTGGTCCTATTTATTATTCTGACATGTACTCCGGTGACAGTAAATTGCCTGACTATTTTGACGGTAAATTAATCATCTATGATTGGGTTAGGGGTTGGATCAAGCTCGTGACCATGACGGAATCCGGAGATTACGACAAAATGGATCCATTTATGCCAAACACCAAATTCAATGCACTCATCGACATGGAAATGGGGCCTGACGGACATATATATGGATTAGAATATGGAAATGGCTGGTTCTCCAAAAATGCAGATTCCGGTCTATTCCGCATTGATTACAATGGAGGCAATAGAGCGCCTGTAGTTACAGAAATCACTGTGGATAAGACATCAGGAACCAATCCCTTGACCGCTACTTTCACTGCTGAAGCATCAGACCCGGAAGGCGATCCTATTTCCTATACTTGGGATCTTGGCAACGGGGAATCCAAAACTACCGAAGAGCCTACGCTTACGCATACATTTACTACCGTGGGAGAATACGCTGTCACCGTGACAGCCACTGATCCAGCCGGTCTGAAAGGCAAAGGAATCCCCGTCTCGGTTTATTCAGGCAACATCGCCCCTGAAGTAAGCATTGCCATAAAAGGTAATAAGGCATTCTATTTCCCTGGTAAGCAAGTCACTTATCAAGTCACTGTGACCGATGAAGATCATTCCGATGCTGCAAATGACATGGACAACCTATTCGTCAGTGCTGATTACGTGGAAGGATTCGATCAGGCTGAAGCCAATCAAGGCCATAAAATCATGACTGATGCCATGGTTGGGAAATCACTGGTCTCTTCTCTAACCTGCAAGACATGTCACAAGGAAGCAGAAGCTTCCATAGGACCTGACTATACAAGTGTAGCCAAAAAGTATACTGAAAAGGATATAGATTACCTGAAAAACAAAATCAGAAATGGCGGAGGCGGAGTTTGGGGAGAAACAGTTATGCCTGCCAACCCCGATTTGCCGGAATCCGAATTAAATGCCTTGATCAGCTATATCCTTTCGCTGGATGAAGTCTCCCAAGAGAGCCTTCCTAGTTCTGGAAAAGTGGATCCGACCATGGGTAAATCAACGACTCCCACTGGCGTGCTGATGATCAGTGCCTCCTATACAGATAAAGGTGGGGAAGGTATTAAGCCGTTGACGGGTTCTTCTTCTTATATACTATCCAGTAACACCATTGATCTAGGGACAGCAGTGGAACTTACAGGGGGCTATAGCAAAATAACTTATGGAGGAACCAACCTATTGACGGTTCCTGCGGATCCCGCATCATTTGCTGTCTCCAGAGTAGATCTAACAGATATTGTATCAGTGACATTGAATACCGCTGCCACTGCCAAGCTAACAGATGGTTTTCTGTTTGAGCTAAGACTGGACAGTCCTGATGGGCAAATCGTAGGAAGCAAGGAATATATCCAGGGTCCAATGAACGGACCTCCGGGGGCACCTGCCTTTGAGATGCTGACAATTCCTGTGACAGGCCAAGCAGATGGCAAGGTTCACAAATTGTATATCACCACGAAAACCATTAAAGGTGGGGAAGCAGGCACATTTATTCTAGCAGGATTGACCTTTAACGCTAAGTAA
- the galK gene encoding galactokinase produces the protein MKDKIGQTFQEFFASEPILAFSPGRINLIGEHTDYQEGLVFPAAIEQGIWVAIQKNKLPSCRLYSEDFKEEFVFDINSFSPKKGHWANYTMGVVSQLQQAGYKLEGFDLVFGGNIPASGLSSSAALSVAIGTALTELFKLTITKKSIVLYAQKAEHLFAGVKCGIMDPYASAFGVKDRALLLDCRSNTHFEVEVDFGDHSLVLINSKVKHNLADSAYNKRREACEASVKILRATYPDVTTLRDIPVKELEKVEQILSTELYPKAKHVITEIDRVNLASNALHAGDLAAFGNLLKASHRSLSKDFEVSCPELDFLAEQSWILPGVIGSRMMGGGFGGCTINLVSNAQLEYFKSEMFSVYKQSFKIEADFIPVALSEGARILE, from the coding sequence ATGAAAGATAAAATTGGCCAAACTTTCCAAGAGTTTTTTGCCAGTGAACCTATTTTGGCCTTCTCACCCGGAAGAATAAATTTAATCGGTGAGCACACAGACTATCAGGAAGGTTTAGTTTTCCCCGCCGCAATAGAACAAGGGATCTGGGTGGCAATCCAAAAAAACAAACTTCCTTCTTGTAGGCTCTATTCAGAGGATTTTAAGGAAGAGTTCGTTTTTGATATCAACTCCTTCTCTCCCAAAAAAGGACACTGGGCAAACTACACGATGGGGGTAGTATCACAGCTTCAGCAAGCCGGTTATAAGTTGGAAGGATTTGATCTGGTATTTGGAGGAAACATCCCTGCTTCTGGACTTTCCTCCTCTGCTGCACTTTCTGTGGCAATCGGCACTGCACTCACAGAATTATTCAAACTTACCATCACCAAAAAATCAATCGTTCTCTACGCACAAAAGGCCGAGCATCTGTTCGCTGGAGTGAAATGTGGTATAATGGATCCCTATGCCTCCGCTTTTGGGGTAAAAGACCGAGCGTTGCTGCTGGATTGCCGTAGCAATACACACTTTGAGGTTGAGGTTGATTTTGGTGATCACTCCCTCGTACTTATTAATTCCAAAGTAAAGCATAACCTTGCCGACTCAGCCTATAACAAGAGAAGAGAGGCTTGCGAAGCAAGTGTGAAGATTCTTCGGGCTACTTATCCTGATGTTACCACACTCAGAGATATTCCTGTGAAAGAGCTTGAAAAGGTAGAGCAGATCCTATCTACTGAGCTTTACCCTAAGGCAAAACATGTCATCACTGAGATAGACCGGGTAAATTTGGCTTCAAATGCACTTCATGCAGGAGACTTAGCCGCCTTTGGAAATTTACTGAAAGCATCTCATAGAAGCCTGAGCAAAGACTTTGAAGTTAGCTGTCCGGAACTTGATTTCCTTGCGGAGCAATCATGGATTCTGCCAGGAGTCATAGGATCCAGAATGATGGGTGGGGGATTTGGAGGCTGTACGATCAACTTGGTTTCCAATGCTCAGTTGGAGTATTTCAAATCAGAGATGTTCTCTGTCTATAAGCAATCCTTCAAAATAGAAGCCGATTTTATTCCAGTTGCACTTTCCGAAGGAGCCAGAATTCTGGAATAA
- a CDS encoding LacI family DNA-binding transcriptional regulator, with protein sequence MKKGHQVTMKEIAKKLGVSVSTISRALKDSPELHPDTKKRIVEMAKEMNYQPNLLAQSLRISRTNTLGVIVPEITSHFFASCISGIQDHANKRGYNVMICQSNETLELEKANIRTLVSSQVDGLLISLSRETNRYDHLLDLYNREIPFLLFDRVNEDIPVSRVTFNDEGGAYQVTKHLLETGCKRVMYVSGPEDLYISKKRKEGYLHALNEFGITPDPALVKISDLTLEGNVKIAHEIASMNDRPDGVFCMIDPVALDLMSVWKPMGIKIPNDMALAGFTNNPTSAVVEPPLTTVAQPGYEMGKLAVTHLLDQLEGQVSDDPISIVLETTLVPRQSTKALN encoded by the coding sequence ATGAAAAAAGGTCATCAGGTTACGATGAAAGAAATTGCCAAGAAGCTGGGCGTTTCTGTATCGACTATATCCCGAGCACTAAAAGATTCTCCTGAACTGCATCCGGACACCAAAAAGCGAATAGTGGAGATGGCAAAGGAGATGAATTATCAGCCCAATCTCTTGGCTCAAAGTCTTAGAATAAGCCGTACAAATACGCTGGGTGTAATCGTTCCGGAAATTACTTCACATTTCTTTGCTTCTTGTATTTCCGGAATTCAAGATCATGCAAACAAGCGTGGATACAATGTGATGATCTGCCAATCTAACGAAACGCTGGAACTGGAAAAAGCCAACATTAGAACGTTGGTCTCCTCCCAAGTAGACGGCTTGCTTATTTCTTTGAGCCGTGAGACAAACCGGTATGATCATTTATTGGATCTATATAACAGAGAAATTCCATTTTTACTCTTTGACAGAGTGAATGAAGACATCCCTGTATCGAGGGTCACGTTCAACGATGAAGGCGGTGCCTATCAGGTCACAAAGCATTTATTGGAGACAGGCTGTAAGCGCGTCATGTATGTATCAGGCCCTGAAGACCTTTACATTAGCAAAAAACGTAAAGAAGGCTATCTCCATGCGCTAAATGAGTTCGGGATAACCCCAGATCCTGCTTTGGTGAAAATCTCTGACCTCACACTGGAAGGAAATGTGAAAATAGCACATGAAATAGCTTCAATGAACGATCGTCCTGACGGAGTATTCTGCATGATAGACCCGGTGGCACTGGATCTGATGTCGGTATGGAAGCCAATGGGAATCAAAATACCCAACGACATGGCTCTTGCAGGATTTACAAATAATCCTACATCCGCGGTGGTAGAACCACCACTGACAACCGTCGCTCAGCCTGGTTATGAAATGGGAAAATTAGCAGTGACTCACTTACTCGACCAACTGGAAGGGCAAGTGTCGGATGACCCTATCTCTATCGTACTAGAAACTACACTTGTTCCCCGCCAATCAACCAAAGCCCTTAATTAA
- a CDS encoding M28 family peptidase, with translation MKNRIWLISLVALLWACGGSEESAETQVEKKPVKPYPTFNPDSAYAFVQKQVDFGPRVPETEAHKATKSWLLDKFEGYGFTVETQDFEAKTYDGLTWNLSNIIASYDPQATKRILLAAHWDTRRIADKDTERIDEPIDGANDGGSGVGVLLEIARIIGSQELKPEVGIDIILFDGEDDGEPETAASRDDSQVWWCLGSQHWSKNKHKPNYSAYYGILVDLVGAKGARFYREGYSRQYASGILKKVWDNATQIGQGDFFIYKDSPGITDDHVFVNEFAKIPMIDIIEFSPDFGFAQYHHKHSDNMDIIDRRTLQAVGETVLFTVYQE, from the coding sequence ATGAAGAATAGAATATGGCTTATTTCCCTAGTGGCATTGCTCTGGGCATGTGGGGGTTCTGAAGAATCTGCTGAGACACAGGTTGAAAAGAAACCGGTAAAGCCCTACCCTACTTTCAATCCCGATTCAGCCTATGCTTTTGTGCAGAAACAAGTTGATTTTGGTCCTCGGGTACCGGAAACGGAAGCACATAAAGCCACCAAAAGCTGGCTTTTGGATAAGTTTGAAGGGTATGGATTTACGGTGGAAACACAGGACTTCGAAGCTAAAACCTACGATGGTCTTACCTGGAATTTGAGTAATATCATTGCTTCCTACGATCCCCAAGCCACCAAAAGAATACTGTTGGCAGCTCACTGGGATACCCGAAGAATTGCTGACAAAGATACCGAACGAATCGATGAACCTATAGATGGAGCCAATGACGGTGGCAGCGGCGTGGGTGTGTTGCTGGAAATCGCCCGGATAATCGGTTCCCAAGAGTTAAAACCTGAAGTAGGAATTGACATTATACTATTTGATGGGGAAGATGATGGCGAGCCTGAAACTGCCGCTTCCCGTGACGACAGTCAAGTCTGGTGGTGCCTGGGTTCCCAGCATTGGTCCAAAAACAAGCATAAGCCAAACTATTCTGCCTATTATGGCATTTTAGTAGATTTGGTTGGAGCCAAAGGAGCACGATTCTACAGGGAGGGATATTCCCGTCAATATGCCTCGGGGATTCTCAAAAAAGTCTGGGATAATGCTACTCAAATTGGCCAGGGGGATTTTTTCATCTACAAAGATTCTCCCGGAATTACTGACGATCATGTATTTGTCAATGAATTTGCAAAGATCCCTATGATAGACATCATAGAGTTTTCTCCCGATTTTGGTTTTGCCCAGTATCATCACAAGCACAGTGACAATATGGACATCATTGATAGAAGAACCTTACAAGCTGTGGGGGAAACTGTCTTATTTACTGTTTACCAAGAGTAA
- the cysS gene encoding cysteine--tRNA ligase, giving the protein MKSHNLKLYNTLSRQKEEFQPINPPFVGMYVCGPTVYGDAHLGHARPAITFDTVNRYLTHLGFRVRYVRNITDVGHLQGDADEGEDKIAKKAKLEQLEPMEVAQQYTDSYHRDMALLNTWKPNIEPRATGHIPEQIALVEAILKEGLAYEINGSVYFDVLKYNETSQYGKLSGRDLENLMSGSRTLDGQDEKRNPVDFALWKNASPEHLMKWDSPWGVGFPGWHLECTAMSSKYLGKQFDIHGGGMDLLFPHHECEIAQGNACNHQDPAKYWMHNNMITINGQKMGKSLGNFINLQELFTGDHKLLDQAYSPMTIRYFILTAHYRSTLDFSNEALQAARKGYKKLINGLRISKLLKFEASEVTQDEEQIKQVEQIITNAYRAMDDDFNTAQAIGHVFNLLKKINSMYTGQLKPSVFGEAIFNKLIETFSIFVTDILGLIEEKSNTQNEMLNLLLQLYSEAKTARDYAKVDEIRAGLKAIGFAVKDMKDKIDWAYEE; this is encoded by the coding sequence ATGAAATCGCATAATCTTAAACTTTACAATACGCTTTCCCGGCAGAAAGAAGAGTTTCAGCCCATAAATCCCCCTTTCGTAGGCATGTATGTCTGTGGGCCGACAGTCTATGGAGATGCCCACTTGGGTCATGCACGCCCAGCCATAACTTTTGACACGGTAAACCGATACCTCACACACTTGGGTTTCAGGGTTCGCTATGTAAGAAATATCACCGATGTGGGACACCTGCAGGGAGATGCCGACGAAGGAGAAGATAAAATCGCAAAAAAAGCCAAGCTAGAGCAGCTGGAACCTATGGAAGTTGCACAGCAATATACGGACAGCTACCATAGAGATATGGCACTTTTGAATACCTGGAAACCGAACATAGAACCACGTGCCACCGGCCATATTCCTGAGCAGATTGCGTTGGTAGAAGCCATTCTGAAAGAGGGATTGGCCTACGAAATCAATGGTTCAGTCTATTTTGATGTGTTGAAATACAACGAAACCAGTCAGTATGGCAAGCTTTCAGGACGTGACTTGGAAAATCTAATGAGCGGAAGCCGCACACTGGACGGTCAGGATGAAAAGCGAAATCCGGTAGATTTTGCACTTTGGAAAAATGCTTCACCGGAGCATTTGATGAAGTGGGATTCCCCCTGGGGAGTTGGATTTCCGGGTTGGCATTTGGAATGTACAGCTATGAGTTCCAAGTATCTGGGAAAACAATTTGACATACATGGCGGAGGAATGGATCTGCTTTTCCCCCATCATGAATGTGAAATCGCACAGGGAAATGCGTGCAATCATCAGGATCCGGCCAAGTACTGGATGCACAATAATATGATCACCATCAACGGACAGAAGATGGGTAAATCACTGGGTAATTTCATCAACTTGCAAGAGCTTTTCACAGGAGACCATAAACTTCTGGATCAGGCCTACAGTCCCATGACCATACGTTATTTCATCCTGACAGCACATTACCGTTCTACACTGGATTTCTCCAATGAAGCGCTTCAAGCTGCACGGAAAGGCTATAAAAAACTGATCAATGGGCTGAGAATATCCAAGTTGCTGAAGTTCGAGGCAAGCGAGGTAACTCAGGACGAAGAGCAAATCAAGCAGGTGGAGCAAATCATCACCAATGCTTACAGGGCTATGGACGATGACTTCAATACAGCGCAGGCTATTGGGCATGTATTCAACTTGCTGAAGAAAATAAACTCTATGTACACGGGGCAATTAAAACCTTCCGTCTTCGGAGAGGCTATTTTCAACAAATTAATCGAGACATTCAGCATCTTTGTCACTGATATTCTGGGATTGATCGAGGAAAAATCTAATACTCAAAATGAGATGCTAAATTTGCTATTGCAACTGTATTCTGAGGCAAAAACTGCCAGGGACTATGCCAAAGTGGATGAAATCAGAGCAGGACTCAAAGCGATAGGATTTGCAGTTAAAGACATGAAAGATAAAATTGATTGGGCATATGAAGAATAG
- the purH gene encoding bifunctional phosphoribosylaminoimidazolecarboxamide formyltransferase/IMP cyclohydrolase — MATKKIQSALISVYYKDNLEPIIALLKKHGVTIYSTGGTQKFIEEQGAEVIPVEELTSYPSIFGGRVKTLHPKIFGGILYRRDHGGDVAQAGEYDIPAIDLVIVDLYPFEETVASGASEADIIEKIDIGGISLIRAAAKNFKDVTIIASKDQYTELEQRLSEQDGATTLADRRYFATQAFQVSSNYDTHIFNYFNREENIPALKVSETKAKALRYGENPHQSAHFYGNMEALFDQLNGKELSYNNLVDVDAAVNLIAEFKGETAFAILKHTNACGVALAPTVKEAYQKAFDADTTSAFGGVLVTNQPVDKDAAEEMHSLFFEVLIAPDFTEEALEVLKGKKNRILLKQKMDLPGTKMIKTLLNGVIEQDKDLATETKADFTVATKKAPTEAEKDALVFAAKICKHTKSNTIILSNENQLFSSGVGQTSRVDALLQAIEKAKAFGFDLNGAVMASDAFFPFPDCVEIAHKAGITAVIQPGGSIKDQLSIDYCDANGVAMVMTGVRHFKH; from the coding sequence ATGGCTACAAAAAAAATTCAATCAGCCCTTATTTCGGTCTATTATAAAGACAATCTCGAACCTATTATAGCTCTGTTGAAAAAACACGGAGTAACCATCTATTCCACCGGGGGAACCCAGAAGTTTATCGAAGAACAAGGAGCTGAAGTGATTCCAGTAGAAGAGTTGACCAGTTACCCTTCTATCTTTGGAGGCAGAGTAAAAACCCTTCACCCAAAGATTTTCGGCGGTATTCTTTATAGAAGAGACCATGGCGGTGATGTGGCCCAGGCTGGAGAATACGATATTCCTGCCATTGATTTGGTAATAGTGGATTTGTATCCATTTGAGGAAACTGTGGCTTCTGGGGCTTCTGAAGCTGATATTATTGAGAAAATCGATATCGGAGGAATTTCTTTGATCCGTGCAGCGGCTAAGAATTTCAAAGACGTGACCATCATCGCATCCAAAGATCAGTACACAGAATTGGAGCAAAGACTGTCCGAACAGGATGGAGCTACTACCCTTGCTGACCGTCGTTATTTTGCGACTCAGGCATTCCAGGTGTCTTCCAATTATGACACGCATATTTTCAACTACTTCAATAGAGAAGAAAATATTCCTGCGCTGAAAGTTTCCGAAACCAAAGCAAAGGCTCTTCGCTACGGAGAAAACCCACATCAAAGTGCCCATTTCTATGGAAACATGGAAGCTCTTTTTGATCAGCTGAACGGCAAAGAACTTTCCTATAACAACTTGGTGGATGTGGATGCCGCCGTGAATTTGATCGCTGAGTTCAAAGGCGAAACAGCCTTTGCAATCCTAAAGCATACCAATGCCTGCGGAGTAGCTCTGGCACCTACAGTAAAAGAAGCGTATCAAAAAGCCTTCGATGCAGATACTACTTCTGCTTTCGGCGGGGTGCTGGTAACCAACCAACCCGTAGATAAGGATGCAGCTGAGGAAATGCATTCCTTGTTCTTCGAAGTGCTGATCGCCCCTGATTTTACAGAAGAAGCTTTGGAAGTTTTGAAAGGCAAGAAAAACAGAATTCTGCTCAAACAGAAAATGGATCTTCCCGGCACCAAAATGATCAAGACCCTGCTAAATGGAGTAATAGAGCAGGACAAAGATTTGGCTACCGAAACAAAAGCTGACTTTACCGTTGCCACCAAAAAAGCCCCTACCGAAGCGGAAAAAGATGCATTGGTCTTTGCGGCAAAAATCTGTAAACACACCAAATCAAACACCATCATCTTATCCAATGAAAACCAGCTATTCTCCAGCGGTGTAGGCCAAACTTCCCGTGTAGACGCATTGCTTCAGGCAATTGAAAAAGCAAAAGCATTTGGTTTTGACCTGAACGGCGCTGTGATGGCATCAGATGCATTCTTCCCTTTCCCGGACTGTGTGGAGATCGCCCACAAGGCGGGAATCACAGCGGTAATACAGCCCGGAGGATCTATCAAAGATCAGTTGAGTATAGACTACTGTGATGCTAACGGCGTCGCCATGGTGATGACGGGTGTGAGACATTTTAAGCATTAA
- a CDS encoding Ada metal-binding domain-containing protein yields MLMHSKISAGDLLTKIKQREVSFGGNSKLKIYGTLRCKSGKRMNRENRVFFNSEHEAIKNGFRPCAHCMNTAYKNWKTST; encoded by the coding sequence ATGTTAATGCATTCTAAAATAAGCGCAGGGGATTTACTAACTAAAATCAAGCAGCGGGAAGTTAGCTTTGGTGGAAATAGCAAACTAAAAATATACGGCACTCTCCGATGTAAATCCGGTAAACGAATGAACCGAGAAAACAGAGTTTTCTTTAACTCAGAACACGAAGCTATTAAAAATGGGTTTCGCCCCTGCGCACATTGCATGAACACAGCCTATAAGAACTGGAAGACTTCTACATAA
- a CDS encoding 2OG-Fe(II) oxygenase, producing MKEKIASINWQIIVEEMHEKGFALIPNLFSGEQCSELIKDYTNSSLYRKTVVMERYRFGVGEYKYFNYPLPEHIQELRESIYPKLACIANQWMEVLNLNTKFPDTHQQLLNQCNSLTQTKATVLILKYGKGGYNTLHQDLYGELYFPMQAVLFLNEPEKDFTGGEFVLTQQIPRAQSKAIVLQPKKGDMLIFTTNFRPVKGTKGYFRINMKHGVSEVLSGERHTLGIIFHDALN from the coding sequence ATGAAAGAAAAAATAGCATCTATCAATTGGCAAATCATAGTAGAAGAAATGCACGAAAAAGGTTTTGCCCTTATCCCTAATCTCTTTTCAGGCGAGCAGTGTAGCGAATTGATAAAGGATTATACCAATTCCAGTCTTTACAGAAAAACGGTTGTGATGGAACGTTACCGTTTTGGAGTGGGTGAATACAAATACTTCAATTATCCCTTACCTGAACATATTCAAGAGCTAAGAGAAAGTATCTACCCTAAACTAGCGTGTATCGCAAATCAATGGATGGAGGTATTGAATTTAAACACAAAGTTTCCCGATACCCATCAGCAACTCCTCAATCAATGTAACTCGCTTACCCAAACTAAAGCAACTGTATTGATTTTAAAGTATGGAAAAGGAGGATATAATACATTGCATCAAGATCTATATGGAGAGCTATATTTCCCGATGCAAGCAGTACTGTTCCTAAACGAACCTGAAAAGGATTTTACAGGAGGAGAATTTGTATTGACCCAACAAATCCCCAGAGCACAATCAAAAGCTATAGTACTACAACCCAAGAAAGGCGATATGCTGATTTTCACAACCAACTTCCGTCCAGTGAAAGGTACTAAAGGCTATTTCCGCATAAATATGAAGCATGGTGTAAGTGAAGTCCTTTCAGGTGAAAGACATACACTAGGCATAATTTTTCACGATGCTTTGAATTAA